The following coding sequences lie in one Oryza brachyantha chromosome 10, ObraRS2, whole genome shotgun sequence genomic window:
- the LOC102717832 gene encoding probable NAD(P)H dehydrogenase (quinone) FQR1-like 2, with protein sequence MGKGGGCVPSKKRQPPASTVAGAPSSSSAPGAAPRDAPEVEAAAAAGGRKLRLYIVFYSMYGHVEALARQAAAGAGAVEGVEAVLRRVPETLPPDVLEKMQAPAKDPAVPVIAAAADLEEADGVLFGFPTRYGAMAAQMKAFFDSTGSLWEEQKLAGKPAGFFVSTGTQGGGQETTAWTAITQIVHHGMLFVPIGYTFGSGMFKMDEIRGGSPYGAGVFAGDGSRQPSETELALAEHQGKYMASIVKKLAQD encoded by the exons ATGGGGAAGGGCGGCGGCTGCGTCCCCAGCAAGAAGCGGCAGCCGCCGGCCagcaccgtcgccggcgcgccctcgtcgtcgtccgcgccCGGGGCAGCGCCGCGGGACGCCCccgaggtggaggcggcggcggcggcgggtgggcgGAAGCTGCGGCTGTACATCGTGTTCTACTCCATGTACGGGCACGTGGAGGCGCTggcgcggcaggcggcggcgggcgcgggggcggTGGAGGGGGTGGAGGCGGTCCTGCGGCGCGTGCCGGAGACGCTCCCGCCGGACGTGCTGGAGAAGATGCAGGCGCCGGCCAAGGACCCCGCCGTTCCGGtcatcgcggcggcggcggacctgGAGGAGGCCGACGGCGTGCTGTTCGGGTTCCCGACGAGGTAcggcgccatggccgcgcAGATGAAGGCGTTCTTCGACTCCACCGGCTCCCTCTGGGAGGAGCAGAAGCTCGCCGGCAAGCCCGCCGGGTTCTTCGTCAGCACCGGCACACAGGGAGGCGGCCAGGAGACCACCGC TTGGACGGCAATCACCCAGATAGTGCACCATGGAATGCTCTTTGTCCCGATCGGCTACACCTTCGGGTCAGGCATGTTCAAGATGGACGAGATCAGAGGAGGCAGCCCCTATGGTGCTGGCGTCTTCGCCGGCGATGGCAGCAGACAGCCCAGCGAGACGGAGCTGGCGCTCGCCGAGCACCAGGGCAAGTACATGGCCTCCATAGTGAAGAAGCTCGCCCAGGACTGA
- the LOC102718114 gene encoding uncharacterized protein LOC102718114, which yields MMESLDPASAIPYAGDTAFQIHCIKRSAYAALLTAFYSQSDLLSGAKEGSLAELRNEFRISDTEHEEYLMKTISNKHIRSLSVGLKKAGISNVEVIKDSLDLVPMIKDAQDTAFQIHCLERSAYACVLRAFFAQSELLTRSQAKLLTKLRKELRISDAELREVLVNVTSNEYIKSLRNCSLANNSGLKDSAFDTRAMVPDKIVKDGQVFNSFTNSLAQESQIYSCAMPFMRSVDILGSSYMTKKEPFMTKNQYCLDPHAVVPAKELKSGNGCALAYLKSYPSEQLPVAVPSAQKRSTDDLLDTKTLPCEVTGCNQSPIQLKHRQANTGHVPLCIHQDMKASMKRKTEVQGVMGSKSLTVIVPIIGNIEHGFDIIKLELTASLLSKVEKLFRENPNPADLGTAKVALKEQEKVLLDALLKLSEMSYVEEYFSTSYQPDEFNQHDECEGDDDVPQKSASTNDSETPQKPVSSSDEEAPPQPGPRRGVAVADKGKVEPFNSGGPGGLDAAADQPTSATTCSTSRTLSLRSQRKRSVQRASEPVAKRTRRPSVWLSGSEWVW from the exons ATGATGGAATCTCTAGACCCTGCAAGTGCAATACCATATGCTGGGGATACGGCATTTCAGATTCACTGCATAAAGCGATCAGCATATGCTGCTCTGCTGACAGCATTCTATTCTCAATCAGACCTTCTATCAGGg GCCAAGGAAGGAAGTCTTGCAGAACTGAGAAATGAGTTTAGAATATCTGACActgagcatgaagagtatCTCATGAAGACTATCTCAAATAAGCATATCAGGTCTTTAAG TGTTGGTTTGAAAAAGGCAGGCATTTCTAATGTTGAAGTTATTAAGGATTCTCTAGATCTTGTACCCATGATAAAAGATGCTCAAGATACTGCATTTCAGATTCACTGCTTGGAGCGATCAGCATATGCTTGTGTGTTAAGAGCTTTCTTTGCTCAGTCAGAACTTCTCACACGG TCACAGGCCAAGCTTCTTACTAAACTGAGAAAAGAACTTAGAATATCAGATGCCGAGCTCAGAGAAGTTCTTGTGAATGTTACTTCAAATGAGTATATCAAGTCTTTGCG GAATTGTAGTTTGGCAAACAACTCTGGTCTTAAGGATTCTGCTTTTGATACACGTGCCATGGTTCCTGATAAGATTGTCAAAGATGGACAAGTATTCAACTCATTCACAAACAGTTTGGCTCAGGAGTCACAAATATATTCGTGTGCAATGCCATTCATGAG GAGTGTTGACATATTAGGCAGCTCCTACATGACTAAAAAAGAACCCTTCATGACCAAAAATCAATACTGCCTTGATCCCCATGCAGTAGTTCCTGCTAAGGAGTTGAAATCTGGAAATGGGTGTGCATTAGCATACTTAAAATCCTATCCTTCTGAACAATTGCCAGTGGCAGTTCCCTCTGCGCAG AAACGTAGCACAGATGATCTGCTTGATACTAAGACATTACCTTGTGAAGTTACTGGCTGCAATCAATCTCCCATCCAATTAAAGCACAGACAAGCAAATACTGGTCATGTTCCTTTGTGCATTCATCAAGACATGAAAGCATCAATGAAAAGGAAAACTGAAGTGCAAGGAGTGATGGGATCTAAGAGCCTGACTGTCATCGTGCCAATTATTGGAAATATAGAACATGGTTTTGACATCATCAAGCTTGAGCTAACTGCCAGCCTCCTGAGCAAG GTTGAGAAACTCTTTAGGGAAAATCCAAACCCAGCTGATTTAGGGACAGCAAAGGTGGCCCTCAAG GAACAAGAAAAGGTCCTTTTAGATGCACTTCTTAAACTTTCTGAAATGTCATATGTCG AGGAGTATTTCAGTACCAGCTACCAGCCAGATGAGTTCAACCAGCACGATGAGTGtgagggcgacgacgatgtGCCTCAGAAGTCAGCAAGCACAAACGACAGCGAGACGCCACAAAAACCGGTGAGCTCAAGCGATGAGGAGGCGCCTCCGCAGCCAGGGCCACGACGTGGTGTGGCCGTGGCCGACAAGGGTAAGGTGGAGCccttcaactccggcggaccAGGCGGCCTCGATGCAGCAGCGGACCAACCCACTTCTGCCACCACCTGCAGCACATCACGCACACTGTCACTCAGATCACAACGCAAGCGCAGTGTCCAGCGCGCGTCTGAACCAGTGGCCAAGCGGACACGGCGCCCTTCCGTGTGGCTCTCAGGGTCGGAATGGGTCTGGTGA